In Pongo pygmaeus isolate AG05252 chromosome 13, NHGRI_mPonPyg2-v2.0_pri, whole genome shotgun sequence, one genomic interval encodes:
- the ALG2 gene encoding alpha-1,3/1,6-mannosyltransferase ALG2 — protein MAEEQGRELDPVSKPSVLFLHPDLGVGGAERLVLDAALALQARGCSVKIWTAHYDPGHCFAESRELPVHCAGDWLPRGLGWGGRGAAVCAYVRMVFLALYVLFLADEEFDVVVCDQVSACIPVFRLARRRKKILFYCHFPDLLLTKRDSFLKRLYRAPIDWIEEYTTGMADCILVNSQFTAAVFKETFKSLSHIDPDVLYPSLNVTSFDSVVPEKLDDLVPKGKKFLLLSINRYERKKNLTLALEALVQLRGRLTSQDWEKVHLIMAGGYDERVLENVEHYQELKKMVQQSDLGQYVTFLRSFSDKQKISLLHSCTCVLYTPSNEHFGIVPLEAMYMQCPVIAVNSGGPLESIDHSVTGFLCEPDPVHFSEAIEKFIREPSLKVTMGLAGRARVKEKFSPEAFTEQLYRYVTKQLV, from the exons ATGGCGGAGGAGCAGGGCCGAGAACTGGACCCGGTTTCCAAGCCGTCGGTGCTGTTCCTGCACCCAGACCTGGGTGTGGGCGGTGCTGAGCGGTTGGTGTTGGACGCGGCTTTGGCGCTGCAGGCGCGCGGGTGTAGCGTGAAGATCTGGACAGCGCACTACGACCCGGGCCACTGTTTCGCCGAGAGCCGCGAGCTACCGGTGCACTGTGCCGGGGACTGGCTGCCgcgaggcctgggctggggcgGCCGCGGCGCCGCCGTCTGCGCCTACGTGCGCATGGTCTTCCTGGCGCTCTACGTGCTGTTCCTCGCAGACGAGGAGTTCGACGTGGTCGTGTGCGACCAG GTGTCTGCCTGTATCCCAGTGTTCAGGCTGGCTAGACGGCGGAAGAAGATCCTATTTTACTGTCACTTCCCAGATCTGCTTCTCACCAAGAGAGATTCTTTTCTTAAACGGCTATACAGGGCCCCAATTGACTGGATAGAGGAATACACCACAGGCATGGCAGACTGCATCTTAGTCAACAGCCAGTTCACAGCTGCTGTTTTTAAGGAAACATTCAAGTCCCTGTCTCACATAGACCCTGATGTCCTCTATCCATCTCTAAATGTCACCAGCTTTGACTCAGTTGTTCCTGAAAAGCTTGATGACCTAGTCCCCAAGGGGAAAAAATTCCTGCTGCTCTCTATCAACAGATAcgaaaggaagaaaaatctgaCTTTGGCACTGGAAGCCCTAGTACAGCTGCGTGGAAGATTGACATCCCAAGATTGGGAGAAGGTTCATCTGATCATGGCAGGTGGTTATGACGAGAGAGTCCTGGAGAATGTGGAACATTATCAGGAATTGAAGAAAATGGTCCAACAGTCCGACCTTGGCCAGTATGTGACCTTCTTGAggtctttctcagacaaacagaAAATCTCCCTCCTCCACAGCTGCACGTGTGTGCTTTACACACCAAGCAATGAGCACTTCGGCATTGTCCCTCTGGAAGCCATGTACATGCAGTGCCCAGTCATTGCTGTTAATTCGGGTGGACCCTTGGAGTCCATTGACCATAGTGTCACAGGGTTTCTGTGTGAGCCTGACCCGGTGCACTTCTCAGAAGCGATAGAAAAGTTCATCCGTGAACCTTCCTTAAAAGTCACCATGGGCCTGGCTGGAAGAGCCAGAGTGAAGGAAAAATTTTCCCCTGAAGCATTTACAGAACAGCTCTACCGATATGTTACCAAACAGCTGGTATAA